GCAACCGGACGACGCGACCTGGACGACGGCCACGCGCAACGATGTGATCGTTGGTGCCCTGCTCATACTGCTTGGCTTCACCGGCTTCTTCACCGTGCTCGCGGGTCACATCGCCGACATGTACGCCAGGGCCGGCCGGCCGGCCGCTCGCCAGTGACCGCGGAGTGGCCGAGCGGAACATGGCGCC
This DNA window, taken from Streptosporangium album, encodes the following:
- a CDS encoding SPW repeat domain-containing protein gives rise to the protein MSRLGIIGIGLLSATGIWLVAAPFVTGQQPDDATWTTATRNDVIVGALLILLGFTGFFTVLAGHIADMYARAGRPAARQ